A window of Calditrichota bacterium genomic DNA:
ATCGGGCCTACCAGATTCAAGGGGTGCTGTTGATCTACGGGATCCTGTCTCTGTCAATTGCCCTTGTTTTTATGATCTTTATTCGCGAAAAACCGCCCACGCCTCCCAGTCTTTCCGATCAGGCCGAGCGGTACAAGGTATTTGAAGGGATTCGCTTTATTTTCAAGAATCCCAATATGTTGATTTTGCTGTTTGTATTTTTTATTGGGTTGGGTATTTTTAATTCCGTGACGACCTGGATTGAACAGATTCTAAGTCCAAGAGGGTTTAATGCCGAACAGGCGGGCATTGTGGGGGGCATCATGTTTATTGGCGGGATTATCGGAGCGGTTATTTTGCCCATTTTTTCCGACAAGGCCCGAAAGCGCAAACCCTTTCTGGTGGTAGCACTCCTTTTCATCGTTCCGTCTCTGGCAGGACTTACGTTTTTTACGAGCTATTCCTGGATTTTGATTTCCGCGTTCACCATGGGCTTTTTCATGATGAGTGCCGGTCCCATTGGATTTCAGTACGGTGCCGAACTCAGCTATCCGGCCCCTGAAGCAACGTCTCAGGGTTTAATTCTTCTGGCCGGGCAGA
This region includes:
- a CDS encoding major facilitator superfamily domain-containing protein 7; the protein is MEHEHARLYGYRWIILLIFSFLNIVVQLQWVAFAPITNEAAAFYKVTPLQIGMLSMVFMIVYVLVTFPASYMIDTYGIRIGVGFGALLTGIFGFLKGVFASDFTMVVISQIGLAVAQPFVLNAYTKLGARWFPIRERATSTGIATLSQYIGIIIALAVTPFLYRAYQIQGVLLIYGILSLSIALVFMIFIREKPPTPPSLSDQAERYKVFEGIRFIFKNPNMLILLFVFFIGLGIFNSVTTWIEQILSPRGFNAEQAGIVGGIMFIGGIIGAVILPIFSDKARKRKPFLVVALLFIVPSLAGLTFFTSYSWILISAFTMGFFMMSAGPIGFQYGAELSYPAPEATSQGLILLAGQ